Below is a genomic region from Salvelinus fontinalis isolate EN_2023a chromosome 2, ASM2944872v1, whole genome shotgun sequence.
TGTCTTTTGAGAAATGTTTGAGAGGATTTAATCTGGAAATTGTAATCATCGTTATAACATTTTTAAAGGAAGCATTTTTTGTATTCTCTTAATACTGATGGGAGGTGTGTAAGAGGTTTTACATGTGAAGTGGCGCCCTCTGCTGTGCTAACACGACAGAAGTAATTGGCAACAGCAGATGCATCATGCCTCAACAAAATGGAGGAAAGCCATTCTATGAAGAGATGCATTGAGACACTCCCACAGAGGCTgtccccctgctcctcctcacCTCCCTAGCCACCCTCTCCAGCTCCAGCTcagctgttctgtcctgcagGCTGTGCTGGAAGACATTGGACTGGTACTTCTCCTTCTTTACCTCCTGCTCCAGAGATGAGATCTGAAGCAACAGGACACACAATAGACTCATGGATGCTTCTGCATGTTTCGATTATGTCCCTTATCACGAATCACAATTTGCCTATTTATTCACTGAACATTATTTCACAGTGGTTGGAGTTCGTCAAGTTAAGTCCTAAGCCTCCTAAATCACATACGGTTGAGTGAAGttgatccttttctcccctcaGTTCGATATCCCTTGAGCGAAGCTGGACCAACAACATGAAGACCTTCTCTCTCCAGCAACGCAGAACCCGAGTGCCTTTGGGCCCAGCTTTCAGGAGAGGGTCTGACAGAGTCTGTGGACGTGACAAAGCCTTTACTTAACCCACAAACCACTCAGATATAGTCACCCACACATGACTGAATGGATATTAATCAAATATCTGAAAGGAATAAGAGGATTTTGCATCAGCTATGGGACTGTGAACACACAAGCATGGTTCAAACACCTTCTCTACCATCTCCTCCTCTTGTAGGGCCAATATGTCGTTCACAGAGTTGAGTCTGACCGTCAGAAGCTCTGTTGTCACCTGCAGAGCCTCCTTCTCCCTATTCAGTGTCTAGAGGGAGTCAGATTAGAATATTGACTACTTATTACATGGTAATATGAAAATATGCTCATACCATACATTGAGATTAAATGAGCCAAGATTCACTTTGTTCTCCAGGCAAGACTTTGCTGGAAGAACAATCAATTTCTCTGCTTGGTTAAGCACCAACTGTCTTTTTCCTTGTGTGTTCCTTAGAGCACACAAGTAACTTGATCTAAATCAATGTTATCAATGAATCTCCCCACCTGAATGGTTTCAGTTAGTTTCTCTTCCAACCCTCTCTCAGGGGTAAGTTGTCCAATGTAGTTTCTAAGACTCTGCAACGTTGCTGACTGGGTCTCAAAAGCATTGCCCATTTGGCTGAAAAAATAAGAACCTAAAAATGAGATACTATCCATCTATTGAACAAAGCAGTATATTTACGAAGCTTTGGGATCAAATATATCACCTACCTTAGTTGTTCTTtcagtccatctctctctgcagACACTTCCAGTAGACAGCACTTCAGATGAGTCACCTCCTGGGACAGGTGACATAACCCCTCCTGCACCTCAGAGCTCGCCTGCCTGACTGTGGACAATTCAGTGTCATGGGTGGCAGTCAACTGCTGCAACTAGAGGGAACAAATAAAGAGATCCAAAATAAAACTTACACATCTGTAAAAAATGTGTTATTTGCACCATGTTTGTTAAATTGTTCAGAAAGAAATTTAAACAATCTGAAAAAAATACTCTTACCTGTATTTCATGTCTCCTGTAGGATTCCTCCAGTTGCTTATTTAGTTTCTGCAACTCCTGCTTGGCCTCTTCCCCAGCCTGCAGCCTGGCTGTATCAGCCTCCCTGGTCAGCCTGTGGGTTTCCTGTCCGCTCCTCTCCACCTCACTCCTCAGCCTCTCAGCCTCCTCCCCAGACTTCCTCTCCAGCATCTCCAGCTGCACACCACAGAGAGCAGGCATTGTCCAATACAAGGTCAATGTAGTAAATAAAGAAGAGGTTTGAGTGGAAGCCTGGGAGCTGGGAATTGATTTAAACCAATAGCTGTTTTGAAGCAGTGATTCAAAATTACAGTCCTCGGGGGCTGCAAGCATACCTGACTAGGCTTCTATACCATTTCTTGGACCATCAATATACaatgtattcggaaagtattcagaccccttccctttttccacattttgttacgttacagccttactctaaatgtgattcaattattatttttcttcaatctacacacaatagcccataatgacaaggtgaaaataaGTTTAGacattaaaaatgtatttaaaaaattacaataataataccttatttacgttttcagactctttgctatgagaatcaaaattgagctcaggtgcatcctgattccattgatcatccttgagatgtttctacaacttgattggagtccacctgtggtaaattaaattgattggacatttttggaaaggcacacacctgtctatataaggtcccacagttgacagtgcatgtcagagcaaaaaccaattcatgaggtcaaaggaattgtccatagagctccgagacaggattgtgtcgaggcacagatctgggtaagggtaccaaaacatttccgcAGCATTGACGGTCACCAAGAATAcattggcctccattattcttcaaatggaagaggtttggaaccaccaagacttttcctagtgctggccgcccggccaaactgagaaatcgggggagaagggccttggtcagggaggtgaccaagaactcgatggtcactgacagagctcctatgtggagatgggaaaaccttccaggacaaccatctctgcagcactccacaaatcaggcctttatggtagagcggctagacagaagccactcctcagtaaaaggcatcaCCGGAGAgaacatcactggagagacctgaaaatagctgggcagtgacgctcctcatccaacctggcAGATCTTGAaaggacctgcagagaagaatgggagaaactccccaaatagagttgtgccaagcttgtagcgtcatacccaagaagaatctaggctgtaatcgctgccaaaggtgcttcaacaaagtactgagtgaagggtctaaatacttatgtaaatgtgatatttctaaagacctatttttgctttgtcattatggggtattgtgtgtagattcatgaggAAAAATATATTGAactaattttagaataaggcagtaacgtaacaaaacgtggaaaaagtcaaggggtctgaatactttccgaatgcactgtatagttttGCAATCATGCCATTGTTGCTGATGATGCTGCAATCATGCCACAGCTGCAAATAACTGAACTTTCCCTTAGTTACCTTAGTTACTACCACACATAAAACAGAGGTGAGCTGGGATGACAACCTACACAAATGTAGAGTTCTTGTGAATAACTGTTACCTGGGTGCTGAGtctctctttgtcctctctctTTTGGACCAGCTCCACACTGACTTGGCTGAGCTCAGTCTTAGTCTTATATAACTCCTCCCGCATCACCTCCATTTCATGACTCTGCCTGCAATACAGGGTgtaaggagaggggagggaataTCACTGGTAATTATATCTTTTTTTAAGTAGGTCTACTTAGAAGAGAAGCAGGATACACATTTCTCCATAAAATGTGAATTATTGAATGAGGAATGTAAGATCTAGGCTACTAATATGCCATAATGACAAGTCAGTGTCTATACAAGACACTACAATACCTGTTCAGATAAGTTTCTTtgtccctcatctcctctctctgtctccctgcaaCTTCCTTCAGTGCTTCTACCTGGCCTTTCAGCCTCTCTGACTCTGCCCTGAAACACTCTGTGTCCagtctccattctgtctcccacCTGGAGGCCTGCTCACCTCTCGCTCCAGacctgtgtgtggggggtgggaggaGCAGGTCAGGTGTTATGTTAATAGACATGGGTGAGAAGTGAAAGAAGTGGATTTCATAAGCAAGGCATATAGGGCAGCACCTGACCTCGCTATGGAGTGGGCAGAATCCTCTGTTGACTTCGTTCCTCTGGAGCGGTCTCCCTGTAACATCAGAATCCTCTGGTTTTCTCTGTGTAGTTCTAAAATTTCCTGTTTGGCCTGAGCCATGGTGAGCCATGAGTTGGCAGGGCCAGAGTCCGATGGGGGTGTTGTGGCATGGGTGACCCATTTTATTGGTGTTGTCCCTCGTCCCGTTACAGTCCCTGGTACTATGATAGAGGCAGACTGGGTGCTTGCAGTGAAATGGGATGGGGGCATCAGGGTCCTCTGACTACCCTCTGAAAAACAATATGCAGTATTCAGTACGGGAGAATTTACTTGCAACAAGCATGTGACAGTACACCTGTAAGGTAGTCGCACATGCTGTCCCAaatatagaaatagaatgaatagaatgggcatccccattcaagtcaatggtgGCATAATGGATGGACTGGCGGCCATTGCGCCTGTACTCATGGAGGAAGTAAAATCAGCAAGTGTACCCATCAATataaattaaattgtatttgtcaaatgttCCATATGGTCCCAATGCCATCCAAGAGGACCGTTTCGGCGCACACGCGAATAGTTACGTTTGGTGCAACAACTCACAAGACAACTTATGCTGCTGTATAACTTAAATTCCATAACTTAAGTAAGTAGTTAGCAATGCTACTTATGTGCTAGGTAACGTTAGGTGCAGCTGGCGTTAGATTCCGGGTAGCTAACCAACTAACTTCGCTAGCTAGCTTTTTAGGACTTACTTGATGCCACAAAATCGGACGGGGCATTCAGCTTCTCATCCTCATTGCATCTTTCCATCAGAGAATCGTAAAATGACCACTGTTCTAAAACAAGTTACAAAAGAGTACACTTTGTATTGTGCGCGCGATCATTTTGAACAACACTTTCATGGCGACGCGTCGCTGCAACAACTCTTCCTGTTTACGTAGTTACGTGTATGGAGTAGTTGCGTGGGCGTTGCATTCTCAATTGTTTTGGTAAACgccaatagattttttttttttatgatgtATATcgatcaaatcaagtcaaattgtatttgtcacatgcgccgaatacaacaggtgaagaccttacactgaaatgcttacttacaagcccttaacaaacaatgcagatttaagaaaataacccaaaaagtaagagataagaataacaaataattaaataacagcagtaaaataacaatagcggggctatatacagggggtacctgtacagagtcaatgtgcgggggcaccggtgtcgaggtaattgaggtaatatgtacatgtaggtagagttattaaagtgactatgcatagataataacagagagtggcagcagtgtagaaggggggggcaatgcaaatagtctgggtagcatttgattaaatgttcaggagtcttatggcttgggggtagaagctgtttagaagcctcttggacctagacttggcgctgcggtaccgcttgccatgtggtagcagagagaacagtctatgactagggtggctggagtctttgaccattttttagggcctgacaccgcctggtatagaggttctgaatggcaggaagcttggccccggtgatgtactgggccgtacgcactaccctctgtaatgcatTGCGGTCggcggccgagcagttgccatgccaggcagtgatgcaaccggtcaggatgctctcgatggtgcagctgtaaaaccttttgaggatctgaggacccacgccaaatattttcagtctcctgagggggaacacagtaggttttgtcgtgccctcttcacgactgtcttggtgtgcttggaccatgttagtttgttggtgatgtggaccccaaggaacttgaagctctcaacctgctcctctacagccccgtcaatgagaatgggggcgtgctcggtcctctttttcctaagAACCGATGTGTGCACAACAATGGGGCAAAACAGCAAGGGGTTGTGATTCTGGCcgtccagaatcacaacaacacgctGACTTCTGCCCCATGGAAGCGCACATACGGTATaatcacagatagaacaatgagacagatatttcactggatgtataaatgtgaagcatccgcttggcgttCCCACTCACTACTGTCGAGCAGTGGAAGAggatggaacgagatggattttggccgacattctgcaaatATTCTCATCGacgaaacatttgatctcaataccgttttctgttcccaaaactacaaGCTGTTCCGAaaagagtggactaagttttgtagactttgccATTTGCAAAGGTTTTCAAAAATCGCGTTGTTTAgaagtgtttttgtgtgtttgggCGAATGGAGTTATTGCATACGCGCAATTCACAAAGTAGGCGTTagctaacggaaatatgcagatgatgctcgtgcttggctctgcccacctccttgcttgttctgcccactatgactaatttgttcccattggaaacgacatgctgtggtctatcttggtttagttctAAAAACATATTTGGTTTCATTTTCGTGATGTTGTCAGCTAACACATCTATAGAGAATGATTAgtggcctctagtggccaaactGCCAtattagcatgggcagcgccattgaaggCTTTCAACATATTCATGTCGTCAACTAGGTGGGACTtacaacttcattggctgatccagCTTTTAGTGAccctgttggagtcatgtccaaccggatcatcaggagggatcagccagtCGTGAAGAAGAAAATTGACCACTTCAAAATAGAGAGAGCCTCATTGGCGCTGCCCGtgctgtcacagacgctataatggcacagatacaagatgagtcctctatctctatggagtACCCCAACAACAAAATGGTGAGGGCGTATACCGGTCAATAAAAATATGAATGACAAGTAAAGATTGCTTTGGcaattgctttggcaatgttaacacatgtttcccatgccaataaagccccttgaattgaattgaattaaagagctgattggccagctcagacAGTGAGCCAATTAGAAGTCTCAGTCAAAAACATGAAGTCATCCTCTGAGGAAATAGCAATTATTTTTTAAACGGTTTGAGGGGGtgctttggaatattttttttctctctaatttctgctttggccacaaatataagtataggacgagtcaacaacattatttgggtacgCGTTAACAGATTATGAGCTTtttaaagtgagattttcactggacagttactttaaaacaTCGTTTCCCACTGACGTTGCCCACGATGGCTGTGATTTTTAAACTTACCACAAGGGGGAGCTGTCCAACGCAGCATCAGCACCAGATACTGCATGTGTTTGGGTGGGTGATGCTGAGCGCCTCTTTATAATTGGAACTTCTTTTACAACTATAAACCATTTACTATATTAGACCATTCACATTTTAATGTTTTAGTAAAGACATCTAATCAAAGGCTAATTCCTTATTCATTACCAGCACCATTTTCCCATTCAAACGTTGACATGGTTTTAGCAGAATTTGCTGAATCTTTTCGAATGATTCCCATTGAATTGTCAGGAAGACAATGCAGATTATAGGCCTATCCTTAAACAGCATTGGTTATGCTTAGGCtatcacacacacagcctacatctaGACCCTTATATTTGAATTTTAAATTAGATGAGACCTGAGTCTGCATCactctgtgtctttcattaggcagtttttcctagccaccgtgcttctacacctgcattgcttgctgtttggggttttaggctgggtttctgtatagcatttTGTGACATCTTCTGATGTAAAAGGcctttagaaatacatttgattgattaaacAAGGGACCCGGGGAAAGGCTACCTGGTGCGTTAGATTCCATATAGCCTAATTATTATAATGAAATATACATAATTTTAATTAGACCATGATACAGATACATTCCCTTTACTTCTTTACTGCCTGTCTGTCAGCTCACGCGTATCCCAATGGTTGCCTAGAAACGCGAAGACAGTGGGCGCTCCTGACCTTGCCGTCGTGAACGAGCTGCTCGCGCACAAACCGAGAGGGCTAATATATTAATTTTAATCAAGAAGACAAAATAGAACATGTGAATTGAAAGCAAAATATTTGCAtgcgatttaaaaaataataataatgaaatgtGATCATCAATGCAGTGCCATGAAAACGAAATGATATGGAGAAGAGCAAACCGGGGATGAAGAGTAGGAGCCTCCGTTAGAGCAGGTGGGTCGAAAATTCCCTTTCCATGAGATGAAGGTTTGGCAAGATTTTACTACACACCACGATCCCACATAGCAGGATCATGGGTATTCTTTTCATAACATGATGTATTTTAATTGTAGCACATTTAAACATAATTGTATAATATGTTGATGACATTTAGATGTTTTGTATGTGATAATTAGGGTCAACATTTGCAACGTTTTATTCATCAACCGCATCCTTGATGTTTATTTGGGAATTTGGAGGAGCAGGGCTGTCTGTGGCTTGGTCTTTTGTGTGAACGTCTGGTTTTCAGTCTCTTTTTCACTCTGACATTTTAACGCATCGTTGCCTATTACTGGTGAATCAGTGCCACCAGCTCACCTTCAACGAGGTGTTCTGTGACAATATCATCCTTTTACCCTGTAACCGTGCATGTTTTAGTTTTACACTAAAACGAGTTGGACTAATTGAACGATTTGGAAGAATTAACACTGATTAAATTGCAAGGGCACCGGATTTGGCTATAGCACCTTGCGTGCCTTACATAAAGAAGATAAATAAACTGCTTTATTTGCGCCGCACTCCGGTTATCTTTTAGCCATAACCATTCTACCAATGGGCTTAGGCTGCTACCTTTGAATCGGTATAATGCAATTGGGATTCATTAACACAAATTTATAGGCGAGATGTCAAAGCATGTCATGTGTGTCCAATTAGACTCCCCGTGTAGAGTAATTCACTACAAGTTGTCTTTGGGGATGTGGTCGTAATTGTGCTTATGACTGGCATAGCCAATAGAGCCACTGATATCATTACATTATTGTGGGCCTGTAGCCGCCATAACGGACCTCaacaatgtttgtttttttaaatgcatgAATTAATTTTTTGCCCAGCTTTGGCCCATAAATGCAACATTTGTAGACTATATTCATGATGTTAACACACCTGTTTTGAGTGTGGTATAACTTATGGTTAATTGTCTGTATTTGACATATTTGAGTATATTCGAAAGCATTAGGCTAATGGCCTACACTCAAAGTGACTATTGTTGTTCTCTATGTATTTTCTTAATCAACAGCCTTTTCATTGGGACTGAAAATTGCACACAGCTCAGGAAATGAGCACAGGTTGCGGCATTTAGTTGCAGACTTAGACACAGGGCCTGTCAGTATTTTGAAGTGATGATTTTAATATAAGGATATTGAGAACTctggattatttatttatttattttcaatgtAGGCTACACACACTGCATGGGCATCAGATAGCTCCCACAGCATTGCAAGTATAAGAGACAGTGGGTTGTAATCTATTCGTATTCATGTCTTGTCGGGAAGTCTCTTCCATCTCCCCTGCTAGTCTAAACGCAATCCTATGTGTTTAGGGAATACACCTCGTCAGCTTTTCCTGGCCTCCTGATTAACCTGCTCAAAGTATAAGTAGCTGAGGCTTACTTTGTCAACCTTTAGCCTGTTTCTGTATCCATACATCATCCAATAAATTGCAATCATTGCACAAGttgaaaataaacaaattaaaacagcctatataggtgataatgaGACATGATAGACATTTTTCTATCACGTTAActacccccccacccacacatGGGCCTAGCTACATTCACTACTCTTTTCCGTTATATTTTCACAACCCAGCTTGTACACTTTTGAAGAGGTAGAGGACTTTAGAGACATTTCTGTTTTTTGACAGAATCATTATCTGTTCATTCCAGAAAAGAGTAGGTTCACTTTCAGGTGCCTCTACCATGGTCTATCA
It encodes:
- the cchcr1 gene encoding coiled-coil alpha-helical rod protein 1 isoform X1, giving the protein MERCNEDEKLNAPSDFVASKGSQRTLMPPSHFTASTQSASIIVPGTVTGRGTTPIKWVTHATTPPSDSGPANSWLTMAQAKQEILELHRENQRILMLQGDRSRGTKSTEDSAHSIARSGARGEQASRWETEWRLDTECFRAESERLKGQVEALKEVAGRQREEMRDKETYLNRQSHEMEVMREELYKTKTELSQVSVELVQKREDKERLSTQLEMLERKSGEEAERLRSEVERSGQETHRLTREADTARLQAGEEAKQELQKLNKQLEESYRRHEIQLQQLTATHDTELSTVRQASSEVQEGLCHLSQEVTHLKCCLLEVSAERDGLKEQLSQMGNAFETQSATLQSLRNYIGQLTPERGLEEKLTETIQTLNREKEALQVTTELLTVRLNSVNDILALQEEEMVEKTLSDPLLKAGPKGTRVLRCWREKVFMLLVQLRSRDIELRGEKDQLHSTISSLEQEVKKEKYQSNVFQHSLQDRTAELELERVAREAVEQDVVTTKRENTELKSWSQEAEAGLRIMTEDAQRFSQAFEAKMSEVETVQTRLNSFGQRLTFAKRRVDTIQGLMMRKEALWRVQQATKAANPVSERAAVTELQAELASACEERDKLRQELKRTPELIESALADVREQFDSEVRQLRQAAERSRGEAQEAQAAREEAQQRLQEAHTQLEESNLNLEQIHAQLIRQKEDSDRALQERVSETEDHCTQQLRVMESQLNTARREHTKAVVALRQFERQAEREREQEREAQCLQSEHTKREIQDLQKLLQEKDKDRNLLLVTVRERGLMSEYKAARTTAQQTSVALEEQQQRPSRKSNTLRAKNQPQTRDSLLSVLGDLRTLSAAVVHSSEDDAEEEGHGDRVRHSRTRGDDSLK
- the cchcr1 gene encoding coiled-coil alpha-helical rod protein 1 isoform X3; this encodes MERCNEDEKLNAPSDFVASKGSQRTLMPPSHFTASTQSASIIVPGTVTGRGTTPIKWVTHATTPPSDSGPANSWLTMAQAKQEILELHRENQRILMLQGDRSRGTKSTEDSAHSIARSGARGEQASRWETEWRLDTECFRAESERLKGQVEALKEVAGRQREEMRDKETYLNRQSHEMEVMREELYKTKTELSQVSVELVQKREDKERLSTQLEMLERKSGEEAERLRSEVERSGQETHRLTREADTARLQAGEEAKQELQKLNKQLEESYRRHEIQLQQLTATHDTELSTVRQASSEVQEGLCHLSQEVTHLKCCLLEVSAERDGLKEQLSQMGNAFETQSATLQSLRNYIGQLTPERGLEEKLTETIQTLNREKEALQVTTELLTVRLNSVNDILALQEEEMVEKTLSDPLLKAGPKGTRVLRCWREKVFMLLVQLRSRDIELRGEKDQLHSTISSLEQEVKKEKYQSNVFQHSLQDRTAELELERVAREAVEQDVVTTKRENTELKSWSQEAEAGLRIMTEDAQRFSQAFEAKMSEVETVQTRLNSFGQRLTFAKRRVDTIQGLMMRKEALWRVQQATKAANPVSERAAVTELQAELASACEERDKLRQELKRTPELIESALADVREQSLQERVSETEDHCTQQLRVMESQLNTARREHTKAVVALRQFERQAEREREQEREAQCLQSEHTKREIQDLQKLLQEKDKDRNLLLVTVRERGLMSEYKAARTTAQQTSVALEEQQQRPSRKSNTLRAKNQPQTRDSLLSVLGDLRTLSAAVVHSSEDDAEEEGHGDRVRHSRTRGDDSLK
- the cchcr1 gene encoding coiled-coil alpha-helical rod protein 1 isoform X2; translation: MPPSHFTASTQSASIIVPGTVTGRGTTPIKWVTHATTPPSDSGPANSWLTMAQAKQEILELHRENQRILMLQGDRSRGTKSTEDSAHSIARSGARGEQASRWETEWRLDTECFRAESERLKGQVEALKEVAGRQREEMRDKETYLNRQSHEMEVMREELYKTKTELSQVSVELVQKREDKERLSTQLEMLERKSGEEAERLRSEVERSGQETHRLTREADTARLQAGEEAKQELQKLNKQLEESYRRHEIQLQQLTATHDTELSTVRQASSEVQEGLCHLSQEVTHLKCCLLEVSAERDGLKEQLSQMGNAFETQSATLQSLRNYIGQLTPERGLEEKLTETIQTLNREKEALQVTTELLTVRLNSVNDILALQEEEMVEKTLSDPLLKAGPKGTRVLRCWREKVFMLLVQLRSRDIELRGEKDQLHSTISSLEQEVKKEKYQSNVFQHSLQDRTAELELERVAREAVEQDVVTTKRENTELKSWSQEAEAGLRIMTEDAQRFSQAFEAKMSEVETVQTRLNSFGQRLTFAKRRVDTIQGLMMRKEALWRVQQATKAANPVSERAAVTELQAELASACEERDKLRQELKRTPELIESALADVREQFDSEVRQLRQAAERSRGEAQEAQAAREEAQQRLQEAHTQLEESNLNLEQIHAQLIRQKEDSDRALQERVSETEDHCTQQLRVMESQLNTARREHTKAVVALRQFERQAEREREQEREAQCLQSEHTKREIQDLQKLLQEKDKDRNLLLVTVRERGLMSEYKAARTTAQQTSVALEEQQQRPSRKSNTLRAKNQPQTRDSLLSVLGDLRTLSAAVVHSSEDDAEEEGHGDRVRHSRTRGDDSLK